AGACCCCAGTGTCCGCATTACCAGCTCTCCATTGCCTGTAGCCACCGCTCCTCCCACTTCATTGTCGAGAAAAAGCCCTGCCCCGATAATGGGACTATCCCCTACCCTGCCATGCATCTTGAAACCCATTCCGCTTGTCGTACAAGCCCCGGCCATATTCCCTTGCCCGTCGATGGCCAGCATGCCGATGGTATCATGGTTCTCAATATTGATCACCGGCTGGTATTTGGCATCTATCAGCCACTCTTTCCAGACTTTTTCCATTTCAGGTGTCAGCAGGTTTACTTCCGGAAATCCATTTTCCCTGGCAAACTGCAGGGCACCTTCGCCGGCAAGCATCACATGGGGTGTTTTTTCCATCACCAGCCGGGCAACTGAAATGGGGTGTAATATGTTTTCCAGGAAACATACGGAGCCACAATTGCCATTTTCATCCATGATACACGCATCGAGGGTTACATGACCGTCGCGGTCGGGATATCCCCCTATGCCAACACTGTGATTGTCAGGGTCGGCC
The DNA window shown above is from Bacteroidota bacterium and carries:
- a CDS encoding N(4)-(beta-N-acetylglucosaminyl)-L-asparaginase, with product MINRRKFIVRSSMALAGAALLRKPVISANPITVSKGAPIVISTWNHGLEANEEAWKVLSAGGRALDAVEKGVMVTEADPDNHSVGIGGYPDRDGHVTLDACIMDENGNCGSVCFLENILHPISVARLVMEKTPHVMLAGEGALQFARENGFPEVNLLTPEMEKVWKEWLIDAKYQPVINIENHDTIGMLAIDGQGNMAGACTTSGMGFKMHGRVGDSPIIGAGLFLDNEVGGAVATGNGELVMRTLGSFLVVELMRNGLTPEEAVKEAVTRIIKQNPDLSNMQVGYLALRKDGTFAAYSIHKGFDFAVYQDGENRLVDSECYME